A window of the Paenibacillus woosongensis genome harbors these coding sequences:
- the argH gene encoding argininosuccinate lyase encodes MSKLWGGRFTKQTNKLVEEYTASIGFDKALAEEDVQGSLAHVTMLAKCGIVPEEDAAKIKEGLQSVLEKIRRGELEYSVSDEDIHMNIEKNLIEEIGPVGGKLHTGRSRNDQVATDMHLYLRKRVVEFVGLLHDLQEALIGQAKANLDTIVPGYTHLQRAQPILFAHHLLAYVSMFQRDIERLQDSYKRINVLPLGAGALAGTTFPIDRHFVAEQLNFGAVYENSLDAVSDRDFILEFLADASILMMHLSRLSEELVMWSSTEFRFIELDDAFCTGSSIMPQKKNPDVPELVRGKTGRVYGNLMGLLTVLKSLPLAYNKDMQEDKEGMFDTVATLQGALQLFAPMIATMKVNKEQMREAVNKDFSNATDIADFLASKGLPFRQAHEVIGKTVLYCIQHNKYLLDLSLEEFQQFSPLFDDSIYEVLQPETVVNARNVYGGTATGQVKAAIGRAEEKLHSTGQWVQEYLAKSK; translated from the coding sequence GTGAGCAAGCTGTGGGGAGGCCGCTTTACGAAGCAGACCAACAAACTAGTTGAAGAATATACCGCGTCCATCGGGTTCGACAAGGCGCTGGCGGAAGAGGATGTGCAGGGAAGCCTGGCGCATGTGACGATGCTGGCCAAGTGCGGGATCGTTCCTGAAGAGGATGCGGCGAAGATTAAGGAAGGATTGCAATCCGTACTTGAAAAAATCCGCCGCGGAGAACTCGAGTATTCCGTCTCAGACGAGGATATTCACATGAATATCGAGAAGAACCTGATCGAGGAAATCGGTCCGGTCGGCGGCAAGCTGCATACGGGCCGCAGCCGCAACGATCAGGTGGCGACGGACATGCACCTGTATTTGCGCAAGCGGGTCGTCGAATTCGTGGGACTCTTGCATGACCTGCAGGAGGCCTTGATTGGGCAAGCGAAGGCCAATCTGGATACGATTGTTCCAGGCTATACCCATTTGCAGCGGGCTCAGCCGATTCTGTTCGCTCACCATTTGCTCGCTTACGTCTCGATGTTCCAGCGGGACATCGAGCGCCTGCAGGACAGCTACAAGCGGATTAACGTCCTGCCGCTCGGGGCTGGGGCTCTGGCGGGAACAACCTTTCCGATCGACCGCCATTTCGTGGCCGAGCAGCTGAATTTCGGCGCTGTTTACGAGAACAGCCTGGATGCAGTCAGCGACCGCGATTTCATCCTGGAGTTTCTGGCGGATGCGTCGATCCTGATGATGCACTTGTCCCGCTTGAGCGAGGAATTGGTCATGTGGAGCAGCACCGAGTTCCGCTTTATCGAGCTGGACGATGCTTTTTGCACAGGCAGCAGCATCATGCCGCAGAAGAAGAACCCGGATGTGCCCGAGCTTGTGCGCGGGAAGACGGGCCGCGTCTACGGTAACCTGATGGGCCTGCTGACCGTCCTGAAGTCCCTGCCGCTCGCTTACAACAAGGACATGCAGGAAGACAAGGAAGGCATGTTCGATACGGTGGCAACGCTGCAGGGAGCGCTGCAATTATTCGCTCCAATGATTGCTACAATGAAGGTCAACAAGGAGCAGATGCGCGAGGCCGTCAACAAAGATTTTTCCAATGCGACCGACATCGCCGATTTCCTGGCCAGCAAGGGATTGCCGTTCCGTCAGGCTCACGAAGTGATCGGCAAGACGGTGCTGTATTGCATTCAGCACAATAAATATTTGCTGGATCTCTCCCTCGAGGAGTTCCAGCAATTTTCGCCGCTGTTCGACGACAGCATTTATGAGGTGCTGCAGCCGGAGACGGTCGTTAACGCCCGCAACGTTTACGGCGGTACAGCGACCGGCCAGGTGAAGGCCGCGATTGGCCGGGCTGAGGAGAAATTGCATTCGACCGGGCAATGGGTGCAGGAATATTTGGCTAAGAGCAAATAA